GTACATAACAACTCATGCTTTTTCTGGACTCATAATCAAAGTACTCAAAGAgtggatgaaaatgttttaatttcaaaactgttaaaatattGTTGTAAGTGTCAACAGGTATCTTCAAAAGTCTGGTAAGCTCCTTTGAAACTGCACTACTGGTAGCAATGCTACAAAAAGAACAGCAGCCTTTTAATGGATAAAATTAACAATCTATATACACACATAGCACTTTTTCACAAAACAATTcataaaactttcaaatttttcGTTTATACATTAAAGGAAATGGGCCATGATGAATCACATCATCTAAAAATACTCCAATAACCTACTTCCGAAAGGATAAACATGCTTATTTTAAACATAGTGCTAACCATTTATTACTGATATAACAGTATCCACCTCATGAACAGGCTTATAGCTGGAGTTAAGATAACTTTCTAGAGCTTGACATTTTGaaggaaagtattttaaatgGTTGTTGATTTACTAGGGCACCAAACAAGTACTGTATATTAATGATGAAAATTAAGAGGAAAATCCATGTAAAAACAGTAATTCcacaaaacaaacatacaaactctATCTTCTGCATCAAATGTTGGTGATTAAGGAATAACAGGCTGAATTTAAGGTAGTAATTTGTAGGAGTATTGGAGACTGAGGTACATCCAGATACTCATAAGACGTTTAAAGGTTGGGATTTCCAATTCCGTGTCTAATTTTATCTTAGTACTCATTCGGTGGGGGTGATACAAATACATCATTTGATTTTCTCTCACACTAAGCATCTAAGATCTGGACTGTTTTTTGGTTACAAAAAGTAGGAgttactaaaagaataaaaaggggaacaaaaagaggtaaaaagaaaTACACTGGATATAGATCAACTACTGGAAGGGAGACAGAAAGGAATTTCTATGagttaaaattataaatcatATAGGGAAAATGGGGAGCCTGACTTGAGCTCAAGTTCAGAAACTGGAATTAAGGCTGGGAGATGTAGTAAGAGGACTGCTAGGGAAAGATAATAGGGTCAGAACTGCCCACAGTAGCCACTAGAGGACACCAATGGTCTAGGAAATCATAGTTGAGGAAGTTCCAGGTAGGGAACAGAATATTATACTTTCCTTAATGGTTATCAAAATCAAAGctcaaaatagagaaaatattttaaaccaattTGAGTTCTACACCTTAAATATACATGTACCCCTAATTCTTcacaattcattcatttgtacAAAACCACTTATGGAAATTTGCTTGATTCATATATAGAAACAGATTCACATATAAAAATGGTTCTGTACTGGAGACACTGGTCCCTGGTCACTACTTATGCTCCATAAATGCTACCACTTGACCAATGTATACAACCAAATAATTGGCTGCCATTTTCTGCCCTGATTACACCAAGCATGACAACCTAACAAATGCTTAAAACAAGACAAATGCTAACATTTCAAAAagcaatgagaaagaaaaaaatatctgggACAAAATTTACTTTATGagcattttaacaaaaatataactTTGACTTACTGTTCAAGGTTGAGCTTATTAAATATCTCCACTGTTGTTTCCAGAACTTTATCAACATAGTCCACACGATCAGGGTAACATTTCATGGCAAGATTAATGAGAGAAACTTGTAAAGATACAACATCTTCTGAAGGCATGTCTTGTCTAGACTGGAAAGTTTAGAAACCATAGGATTTATTTCAAACAATTGCAAAAAACAGAGTTGTTTAGAAATTTAGGAGAAAATACACACAAACCTGTATTACTGTAGCAACCTGCTGTGAAAATATGTCAAAAAGTTTAATATCTGCTGGGATTCCAGGTCCATCTTCACGGTGAGCAAATAAAGCtaatctaaaaagaaaataatccttattttaaaagatataggGACATGGGTAGTAGGACATGGatgacattttattctttatgcttttatgtattttctacaatgaatttatttctcttacattaaaaatgattttaacaaaAGGACTTGGAATATAGCTAATCATTCCCTCAATTAGTTTTTATAGTTTGCcaatgataccttatttcttTGGCCTTCTTACTTATACCATACTAAGAATTTAAACAAGTTGATTTTCCCTAATGCTTTGAGGCCTAATTAAGTAAATATGGGTAGAAAATATTAAAGCTAAAGAGGGAAACACAAAAAGTGACAAACATTCATTCAACAGGcatgattttaaaatacacaatttttagaagagaaaaaatacataagcTATTTTAAGGTACTGCATTTCTACTATTGTAAAGCGTGAAACACAACTAATTCCAAAGTAGTAAAATTAAATCCTATTTCCAAAATCTACTTCAAAACCAAGCCTGTCCCATTCCTAATaagtatatgtgctggtttgaaatgatatatggaccctagaaaagccatgttttaatcctaattccattttgtaaagacagccacttctaatccctattcaacattgtatgcttgaaactgtaattagatcatctccctggagacatgatttaatcaagagtggttgttgcgctggattaggtggaggcatgtctacacccatttgggtaggcactgattagtttctgaagtcctataaaagaggaaacattttggagaataagagagattCTAAGAGAGCAAAACAACgcagccataagaagcagagtccaccagccagcgatctttggagatgaaaaaggaaaatgcctcccggggagcttcatgaaaattgaagccaggagaggaagctagcagatgacactgtgtttgccacgtgtccttccagatgagagagaaaccctgactgcattcaccatgtgcctttccagatgagagagaaactctgttcaccacgtgcccttccacttgagagagaaaccctaaacttcatcggccttcttgaaccaaggtatccttccctggatgcctctgattggacatttctacagacttgttttaactgggacattttctcggccttagaaccataaactagcaacttttaaattcccctttttaaaagtcattctgtttctggtatattgcattccgggagctagcaaactagaacagtataacAATTACTATTCTCTTTGTCAGGGTCAAATACTACATCCACATTTTGTATGAACTATAGGCAAGAATGGCTAAGTGACATTACATTCAACATAGGAAACAGCTTCTTTTAAGAGGAGGTCCAATTAGTATATAATTCTCACTGCTCAAAATTGAGCTGATAATTTGGAGAATGCTGCTGTACAAATTCTCAGACTTTAAAACTCATACTTAGGTATTTAAAACATATCAAAGGGTATTTGCAGAAATAAATCTTTGCTTGAATTTCTGACTTCATAATGACAATGATGTGCATGCTCACAAATCGGACAAATCTTACACACTATCATTCAGCATGGTGGCCAAGCAGTTACTCATTAAAGCCACTATCAAAGGCCAATTTTATACCTTTAACAAACTAAGACCAACAgccaaactaaataaataaaacttgaaCCTAAAGGAGATTTACTAAACCtacttgatatttaaaaattcttaagaaaatttTCTGATCAAAGAGTAATAACTTGAATATTCTCAAACATAGATATTTTATAGTTACTTAATGAAGTATACCCCAACTCAAATCAGTTCCCaatgaaaaataactttcatCATGGTAAAAAACAAATTTTGCTCTTCAACAATCTTTGGATTTAGAATATCTAAATGACATATCTGCATAATGTCTTTAGATGTCAACTaaacagattttattgagatcttAAGAAAAATATCCATTAGCTTCATGCCTCTGGTACAACTAAAAGTTAAACCTCTTTTCCACCTTAACTACACAAGCACCTCATACTTCTCTAACCTACTGAATGTACAAAATCATTTATATTACAATTAAATTAAAACCACTGATACAATAAAGATGCAACAGAAACAAATAAtccataaaaacattttaaattaattattccCAAACCAGAGCTTTTGCCCTCCAATGTTGGAAGCTCTTACCTATCAATTAAAGCAATGATTATGTTTTTCACATTTACATTTTGGTGTAACTCAGCACAGGCCCGAAGAAAAGGATTCAAAGTCTGAAGGTGAAATTCATCAGGGAAAACCTGAAAATCAAAAAATAATTGACTGAAACAAGTAAAAGTATTTCACATAATGCTTTGACTTATCTATGGTATCTACagtatttaaaattatgaaaaaaaaatttaatcttaTATAACTAAACTCAAATACTTCTCTCTGAAGTTAGCCCAAATGAAGATAGTTCACTAACTAAAGTATATCTATAGCTAAACTTAAACTTATGAAATCCAGAAAATTCAGAAGTTACTTCACCCTaatttttgtggaaaaaaatatgGCAATACCAAAAACCAACTTAttgcttagaaaaaaaaattttttacacaAGAaagcatattttctattttatcaagaatttttcaataaaaattaatgaaataaagaggtccattaaaaaaataaaaaatgttcccACCTACCTGAATAATACACTCCATGAGATATTCTTGAGCCAAAGCATCCCTACAATTCACAACTTGCTCCAATATGCCAGTCAAAACAatctaaaacagaaaatgaagtgtaaattaaaagaatatttttaaaatcctaagcTATTCCTCTAATAACACATTTATTATAACTTGAAACTCATATTAAAGTACAGATTCTTCTCACCCATACTTCATTTCTAGATTAAACGTTAAAATTTTACAGAGCAAGTTTCAAAACAAACATTCTACTGAGTGAAAGCCACTTAAGAGAAGTCAtttttaccagtttttttttcttttatggtttatttTCTGTATGCTAAGAAATCTTGCAAAACCCAGGATCATAAAAATTTTCTGAGAgttttcttccagaaattttatatacatttaggtctatgacccatttctgagtttttgtactTGGTGTGAAGGATGATGGGGTCAAGgctcattttttgtttgtatatgtatgtccAATTGTTCCAGAATCATTTGTCAAAAAACTTGGCTTTGCAcctttctcaaaaatcaattatcATACATGTGGGTCTATTCTGGACAGGGTATTTCAGGGATCAGTAAATTTGGCCCATTGCctgttttatgaataaaatttttctGGAACACAGCAATATCCATCCACTTATGTATTTTCTATGGCGCTTCTGAATTGTCAATGGCTACTTCTGCACTGTACTTCAGGGCTGAGTAGTTGTGATAGACCATATGGCTTGCAAGGTCAAAAAaaatttactatctggtcctttagagaaaaagtttgctgatctctactttattttcttccagtgaCTTACACATCTATTTTTTGCCAGCACCATACTATTTTACCATATTTTTAGAGCATATCTTGAATTCAGATTGTCTGAGtcctcaaacttttttttcttcaaaatggcTTTGACCTTCTTTGTTCTTTGcttattcaaataaattttagaatcagcttactgatttctacaaaaaaaagccTGCTAGGATTTTGATTGTAGCTGCACTGAATATACAGATCAATTTGAGGAAAACTGACATATTGAATGAGTCTTCTAATACACAGACTTggcatatctttccatttatttaggtcctttttgatcaaagccatttaaaaatgttttccaaagttatATTATTTACCAAAAACATTTAGATTCAGAAAATCAGACTTCAATTTATATTTCGTTACATAAGAAAAGGTGACAACTAAAATGATATAAACCTGTTTGTAACGTTCCACATTTACACCTTCCAACTGACTGAGGCGAACTAAATTTGTTCCCACTAAAATTCTCAGTTCTTGTCGTTCTcgttctcttttttctctgtctcgGCTATGCCCCTGATGTTGCATTCGCACCCAGAGTTTGTTCATTTCTGCGAAGTTGAGTAGTACAAAATCCATGGAATCACTGATATCGCCAGTTGTTTCCTCACTGCAAAGATACAATTGGAAAacctttatataaaatttaaattacagaACCAAATTCACTACGGCCCCTCTCCTTTGTGCATTACCTTCTTATCTCTCCAATACACCAACAGTTCATCGAAGCCACTTTCAACTTTATCTGGCATGGTGTTAAATATCGAGGGAATAGACTCAAGGGAAAAAAGTACCAGAGGGAGGACACAGTTCAAGGTTAAAGGGTCAAATAACCTTCCCCAATTTCCTTTCCTGGGCCAGTTTGACTTGCTCTTATGGCAACTCCCTTAATTCAAAAACCCTTTAAAAATGGGCATTTATGATGTACACTACTATGTCATTTTACTGTTGAATGGTTTATGTTTTCAATTGGATTGTAAGCTTTGTAAGGGAAGGCGCCATGtatttccttgctttatttttctacatcctctagctcaggaaatttaatagttgtcaaattttttattaattggcTAATTAAATGCCCAAAACTGAgtcaatattataataaaaaatgatctCACCATATTTTCTATGCTGTTGCATTTCTATCTTTTGtgtactatttaaatttttttgtcacAAGCACcacaaaattgttttttcttttaaaaatgaactgatcTTGTGAAAACCTGATGCTCTTTTCATctagggtttggacagatgagtagaaaatacagatggagaatgaacaaataatagggggaacaatggttataataaattgggtagatggaagtactagtggtcaatgagggggtaaggggtatggtatatatgagctttttctttttacttttttctggaATAATACAAATGCTCTAAAAGGTGATcctggtgatgagtgcacaactatgtggtgatattgtgagccattgtttggaaaccatgtatggaatgtttgtatgttaagatttctcaataaaaatatttttaaaaaatgaattgatctaaatatatttaaaaccactgaatagcatatcttaaaataaataaatgaacgaataaacttaaaaaaaaaaaaaagaagtccctCAATCCAGGGAACTTGTTATATCCAAGGTGATTGAAGACCACAGCCAGGTGACTATCTGCCAATGCTCTGGGATAAAAGAATAGTGGACCTGGATGCTGGAAAACTAGTCACATATTAGACAGTTCTGAGTGGGCTTtcttttgtcttccttttctgGCATTAGTAAACTTGTGTGCAAAGATCATTAAAGTCATTTATATTCTAGGATTCCACAAATTCAGTATTTATAAAAACTGATAGACATTCAAGGAACAATGTGATAACTGACTAGCTCACGGAAAAAGTAAAGCATACCTCATTATTTCATCACAAAtacaattttcaaaatgttaatatttaaaaagtcctattttcaaagaatatttaacaTAATGAAAAATGCTCTCAATTATGCTGGGAATTATCCCAAAGCTGTACTGTATTAAGAATCTGAAGACTTTCATAGCCTTTAAAAttagcagttttttaaaaaagcttgctaaaaaaaaacagtaggatCTAGTATTACATCTACTTTATATGAGCACACTTTGTATCATACTACATATAGTGAATTCTAAGTCACAAAGGAAACTATACATAATGCAACCAGTGGCCTACTATGCATggaagaatttttaatatttattttgttcttatatatttccttattttttatgtattctataatgaaaacatattacaactataattaaaaaagaaaactactcaCTCTGTTGGCTCTCCTTCATCAGGTAAGATGTTTCTGGTACACTGAAGAAGATAATTTCGAAGAAATAGACCCCTCAAGGGATGCTGCACACCACGGCACATTTCTACCAAatctttcaaaatatcttttctgGACTGAGGAAATGACTTGACATATACAACTCCAACTGTGATCAACAGATAACTAGAAGAATTATaaggaaacatttgattagaaataaaacattcaaattatGTTCAGACACTCTGAAAACAAACATTAAATGAATGAGACAGGGACCAGGTTGTTTTCTCCTGTACAATGAAGAAAATACCACCTTATTTACAATATAACCACTGAGTGACCTCTCCATCTATTTCTCCCAGTTTTTAAACATGTTAGGAAGAGAATAATTGTTGATATTAGTTTTTCTAGTAGttaaaacattaaacaaaataacacgtatttttttcctatttccaaagtacaaatatctatataaaaagttaatttaaCTACACTCTAAaacctaaaataaaaacaacagatatCTGCCAAAAATGTTAATCTCAATTTGTTAATAAATTAAACAACCTTAAAACTGATAAAAAGCTGTTAATTTTAAAGGATATAAAAGTCCTCAAATTCTTAATTACGTACAGCCTTGGGATAATGTTTCCAGCATATTGTACAAGTTCATAGAGATCTGCCACTTTCCTTCCTTTAGCAAATTCATCTGTCAGGTAGACCTCCAAGTAGTGCAGTTCATCAGAAATAGCCATATCTTTTCATTATGATTAAGgacacaaattcatagagacagagtaTAGATTACAGTTTATCAGGGATGGAGGGAAAGGGGAATGAGGGAGGCAtggcttaatgggtgcagagtttttGTACGAAGTGATTAAAAAGTTGGGTAATGGCTattggtgatggtaacacaatattgtaaatataattaataccactgaattgtacacttgaaagtagttaaaatgggaaactgtGAGTTGTATATATGcaactacaataaaaagtttaaaaaaataaagctaagtCAACCTAAGCAATAGTCTGGAGCTTATTAGAATCATTAAACTTTTAGGCAGATACTTAAGTTAGTCCTTTAAGAGAGCATGTTTAAGTGGAAACAGAATTTCAATTAGAATATCcttaattttaaaacacaatagCCAAAATCAAGGGTGTTTGGTGAAACAAAGCAGTTAAATCAATGCTTGCCTGTCAGACTGCTAACAGGGTTAGAAACAGCAAAATCATTGCATTCCTTTCCATTTTAGAGTCCTACATGACAAAAATCTATCAGTTCCAACATCCTTTATGAGGTGTTTGAAATGTGGAATAAAAATTCTAAAGAGATTGAAGCATAGAAAAAAAGTATTCTAAAACTGAATTTTTGATTTTCCTCATTTAGCACATCTGCATATTTAATAAGCAACAAATACTGCGTGGCCTTATCAAGAAGTATGGTCCAAAATGTTTATTCTTCCATATTCAAAAGATACAAAGTTCATAGTAGCTCTTTGGTGACAACATAGAAGTCCGGAGTTCACCAAGCATGTTGGAAGCATGCTTCAGAGCATCCATAAGCTTGTTTTTGTCCTATAGAAACACCAAGAGAATTAATGAGAATGCTTCATTTATAGAAACATTTAACttgtttatataatttatttcaaaattttaacagTATAAAGTACTTAACCACAAAATCCACTTTAGATGGTTGTACCCTGCCCTCTCTCTATTGAATAAAAAAAGGTATGACTCCTCACCCAGGCTGCAGAGTTAGCAAGTCTTATATGTTCTTCCTAAGCTCTAATCTTATCAACTATGAAACTATCTCCATTAATTCACATTTCACTTGCAATTAAGACACCTGGCAAATGGATTCTTTTGAAGCAAGATACTATCTGGATAACGGCTCTGTCACACGTTAAATACTCTTCACATCTAGCAAATCTGTCATAAGCTGTCTGAAATGACTATCCATGTAAGTTTCTTTTCTTCAAACCTTTACAATACCCGATTTCAAAACAATTCCTTGAGATAAGGGAAACATTTTCCAAGCACAAAAAAGGCAGGAGTATGGTATAGAAAGGAAATCAATGCAATAGGTTCAATTGATTAAAAGAGTATATTTATTAAGCCTTAGAAACCATAAGGACTTTACACGTAAGAATACTATTAcctgggagaaaaaatgtggaactactaaactttaccactggggaaatccctgatactgtctcaaacatcagGAACTCTCAAGTCAACAGGCTAAtcccttaatatttttttttttttgtctttactgATTTATTAACAAGTCCCAAcagcattttactttttcttttcaacatcCTGTTCTGCAGCTTCCTTGGCTCTCTTTGCCCGGATGCCAAATAGCCGGGCATTGGCACGGGCCATCCGGAGGCTGGCAAATGCCTTGAAGTTCTTCTCTTCCTCCATGATGGCCCTGGCTTTCTCCTTCTTGTAGACATTCCGGATGGGCATTACTGGACCAGTCAGCTGCGTGGCCAGTTTGACCTCTTCAGCAGAGCTGTCTCCCTTCTTGGGAGCGGAGGGCTTCCTGGGGAAGAGGATGAGTTTGGAGCGGTACTCCTTCAGGCGCTGCACGTTGGCCTGCAGAGACTCGGTGGACTTGTTCCGCCTCCTGGGGTCCACGGAGATCCCGATGGTCTGGGCCACCTTCTTGTGAATGCCGGCCACCCTCAATTCCTCCAAGCTGAAGCCCTGGCCAGCTCTCACTTTGGTGTGGTACCTCACCGTAGGGCACCGCACGATGGGCTGGATGGGTCCAGACACTGGGCACTGGGCAATGCGGCGTGCTTTTGCTTGccaggccttgtgtttgcagatCTTCCGGGCAGGCTGGTTGAACCATGTGGCCACGCGCCACTGCCAGTCCTTGTGGAAGTGGGGCTTCAGGATCATGCCATTCCGGCTGGGAGCCATGGCTGCCTACAGCCTCTGCCCAGGGGAGCCGCCgggaggaaaaaaaactaatcccttaatcttgaggcttgcccttgtgagGCTCATTTATGTAgcgaagaagcttagcctacctatagttacgCCTATAAGTTAAttctaaaggacctcttttgttgctcagatgtggcctctctctaagcccaactcagcaagtgaaatcattatgctcccccctacatgggacatgacatctaggggtgaaattTTCCCTGTCAACAAAGGATATGACAATCAGGGAcgagcctggacctggcaccatgggatcaacaatgccattctgaccaaaagggggaatagaagtataacaaataagatatcagtagctgagagagttcacccaccaaaaccattcctgccaacccaaAAGAATACCTacggctttatctgagattctacaaagttacATGCAtgatgattactttccagaaacttcaaaccaaaataataataataaacctacaacctctacaTGGGTTCTCaagccagataaattctgaaacccagaggtgccagcctctaaagaacatcaactagttccaacaCCCTGTACCAAATTACTGACAGCTCTTTCCAacttgaaaaaattagaatgggcatagcccaaataaccctgaaaattggaagaaagatcaaaggggatggtggaattatacagaaaagggagggtttaacaaatgagtatgactgatgaatcattatatatttctttaagtcttcagtatcttggtgtagctagaagtaaaaacctagaactgtggaactgtaatccataccaaactctgaaatctgttctaca
The genomic region above belongs to Tamandua tetradactyla isolate mTamTet1 chromosome 16, mTamTet1.pri, whole genome shotgun sequence and contains:
- the VPS35 gene encoding vacuolar protein sorting-associated protein 35 isoform X2, translating into MKRCLDKNKLMDALKHASNMLGELRTSMLSPKSYYELYMAISDELHYLEVYLTDEFAKGRKVADLYELVQYAGNIIPRLYLLITVGVVYVKSFPQSRKDILKDLVEMCRGVQHPLRGLFLRNYLLQCTRNILPDEGEPTDEETTGDISDSMDFVLLNFAEMNKLWVRMQHQGHSRDREKRERERQELRILVGTNLVRLSQLEGVNVERYKQIVLTGILEQVVNCRDALAQEYLMECIIQVFPDEFHLQTLNPFLRACAELHQNVNVKNIIIALIDRLALFAHREDGPGIPADIKLFDIFSQQVATVIQSRQDMPSEDVVSLQVSLINLAMKCYPDRVDYVDKVLETTVEIFNKLNLEHIATSSAVSKELTRLLKIPVDTYNNILTVLKLKHFHPLFEYFDYESRKSMSCYVLSNVLDYNTEIVSQDQVDSIMNLVSTLIQDQPDQPVEDPDPEDFADEQSLVGRFIHLLRSEDPDQQYLILNTARKHFGAGGNQRIRFTLPPLVFAAYQLAFRYKENSKVDDKWEKKCQKIFSFAHQTISALIKAELAELPLRLFLQGALAAGEIGFENHETVAYEFMSQAFSLYEDEISDSKAQLAAITLIIGTFERMKCFSEENHEPLRTQCALAASKLLKKPDQGRAVSTCAHLFWSGRNTDKNGEELHGGKRVMECLKKALKIANQCMDPSLQVQLFIEILNRYIYFYEKENDAVTIQVLNQLIQKIREDLPNLESSEETEQINKHFHNTLEHLRLRRESPESEGPIYEGLIL
- the VPS35 gene encoding vacuolar protein sorting-associated protein 35 isoform X1; its protein translation is MPTTQQSPQDEQEKLLDEAIQAVKVQSFQMKRCLDKNKLMDALKHASNMLGELRTSMLSPKSYYELYMAISDELHYLEVYLTDEFAKGRKVADLYELVQYAGNIIPRLYLLITVGVVYVKSFPQSRKDILKDLVEMCRGVQHPLRGLFLRNYLLQCTRNILPDEGEPTDEETTGDISDSMDFVLLNFAEMNKLWVRMQHQGHSRDREKRERERQELRILVGTNLVRLSQLEGVNVERYKQIVLTGILEQVVNCRDALAQEYLMECIIQVFPDEFHLQTLNPFLRACAELHQNVNVKNIIIALIDRLALFAHREDGPGIPADIKLFDIFSQQVATVIQSRQDMPSEDVVSLQVSLINLAMKCYPDRVDYVDKVLETTVEIFNKLNLEHIATSSAVSKELTRLLKIPVDTYNNILTVLKLKHFHPLFEYFDYESRKSMSCYVLSNVLDYNTEIVSQDQVDSIMNLVSTLIQDQPDQPVEDPDPEDFADEQSLVGRFIHLLRSEDPDQQYLILNTARKHFGAGGNQRIRFTLPPLVFAAYQLAFRYKENSKVDDKWEKKCQKIFSFAHQTISALIKAELAELPLRLFLQGALAAGEIGFENHETVAYEFMSQAFSLYEDEISDSKAQLAAITLIIGTFERMKCFSEENHEPLRTQCALAASKLLKKPDQGRAVSTCAHLFWSGRNTDKNGEELHGGKRVMECLKKALKIANQCMDPSLQVQLFIEILNRYIYFYEKENDAVTIQVLNQLIQKIREDLPNLESSEETEQINKHFHNTLEHLRLRRESPESEGPIYEGLIL